The following coding sequences are from one Salinicoccus sp. Bachu38 window:
- the secDF gene encoding protein translocase subunit SecDF produces MKVKTNRIIAAVLVAVLLLTVVGLTAKDLVRNVNLGLDLQGGFEVLYQVEPLEEGDEIDDTAVQSTAQTLDSRVNVLGVSEPNIQIEEGNRIRVQLAGVEDQAEARELLSTQAELTIRDVDDNVLLDGSDLVQGGASQNFDEMNQPMVSLELKDPDKFREITEEISERPAGENLMVIWMDFEEGEDSFEEEVQKEDPKFISAPSVSQPINSSDVMISGGFSGQEGLERAQNIAALLNSGALPVKLTEIYSTSVGAQFGEQALDETVTAGLIGVALVFLYMIAFYRLPGVVAAVTLTIYIYLTIFGFNMISGVLTLPGIAALILGVGMAVDANIIMYERIRDELRIGRNLKQAYKRASAASLWTIVDANITTLVAGVVLFIFGTSSVKGFATMLLLSIIMSFITAVFLTRFLLSMLIKSGFFNKRLGWFGVKDESRFNINEGKDIEDLTTPWDRFDFVGHAKKFFAFSLGTILIGLIILSIFRLNLGIDFTSGTRADIQTDGEATVEQVEEELEAMDMPPDSITTSGEDMVVVRYTENLPQDSVTEMQSTFDDLYGSEPAISTVSPVIGQELAKNAVIALAIASVGIILYASIRFEWRMALPSVLALIHDAFIMVAVFSIFRLEVDITFIAAVLTIVGYSINDTIVTFDRVRENLRKFKVIHREEEIDTIINRSLKQTLTRSVNTVLTVIIVVVFLVLFGSTAILNFSIALLVGLISGIYSSLFIALQLWGILKKRQLRSADGALTVYEEKSKDDDKILV; encoded by the coding sequence TTGAAAGTGAAAACGAATAGAATCATAGCTGCTGTCCTGGTGGCCGTGCTGCTCCTGACAGTCGTCGGCCTGACCGCCAAGGATCTTGTCAGGAATGTCAATCTCGGCCTGGACCTCCAGGGCGGTTTTGAAGTGCTGTATCAGGTCGAACCTTTGGAAGAAGGCGATGAAATCGATGATACGGCGGTTCAGAGCACTGCCCAGACCCTCGATTCGAGGGTGAACGTGCTCGGTGTTTCGGAACCGAACATACAGATTGAGGAGGGCAACCGGATACGCGTCCAGCTTGCAGGGGTCGAAGACCAGGCGGAAGCACGGGAACTGCTCAGCACTCAGGCTGAACTGACGATCCGGGATGTCGATGACAATGTCCTGCTGGACGGCTCCGACCTTGTGCAGGGCGGTGCAAGCCAGAACTTCGATGAAATGAACCAGCCGATGGTCTCGCTCGAACTGAAAGATCCGGACAAGTTCAGGGAAATCACCGAAGAGATTTCCGAGCGTCCGGCGGGAGAGAATCTGATGGTCATCTGGATGGACTTTGAGGAAGGGGAGGACAGTTTTGAAGAGGAGGTCCAGAAGGAGGACCCCAAATTCATCTCTGCCCCGAGCGTATCCCAGCCGATCAACTCCTCTGATGTCATGATTTCAGGCGGCTTCTCCGGCCAGGAAGGTCTGGAACGTGCACAGAATATTGCCGCCCTGCTGAATTCCGGCGCCCTGCCGGTGAAACTGACGGAGATCTATTCGACTTCCGTCGGCGCCCAGTTCGGTGAACAGGCGCTGGATGAAACGGTCACTGCCGGCCTGATTGGTGTGGCACTGGTATTCCTATACATGATTGCATTCTATAGGCTGCCGGGTGTTGTTGCTGCAGTGACACTCACAATCTACATCTATCTGACGATATTCGGGTTCAACATGATCAGCGGGGTATTGACGCTCCCGGGCATCGCAGCCCTCATCCTCGGTGTGGGGATGGCGGTGGATGCCAACATCATCATGTACGAGCGCATAAGGGATGAACTGCGCATCGGCCGGAATCTGAAGCAGGCCTATAAGAGGGCTTCTGCGGCTTCATTATGGACGATCGTCGATGCGAATATCACCACTCTGGTTGCCGGAGTCGTACTGTTCATCTTCGGTACAAGCAGTGTGAAAGGGTTTGCGACCATGCTGCTGCTTTCCATAATCATGAGCTTCATCACTGCGGTCTTCCTGACACGCTTCCTGCTGTCAATGCTGATCAAGTCGGGCTTCTTCAATAAGCGGCTTGGATGGTTCGGTGTGAAGGATGAGAGCAGGTTCAACATCAATGAAGGCAAGGATATAGAAGATCTGACGACGCCATGGGACCGCTTCGACTTCGTCGGTCATGCGAAGAAATTCTTTGCATTCAGTCTGGGAACCATTCTGATCGGGCTGATCATCCTGTCCATCTTCAGATTGAACCTCGGCATCGACTTCACAAGTGGTACGAGAGCCGATATACAGACTGACGGCGAAGCGACAGTGGAGCAGGTGGAAGAGGAGCTTGAAGCGATGGACATGCCGCCGGACAGCATCACGACGTCCGGGGAGGACATGGTGGTCGTACGCTATACGGAAAACCTCCCGCAGGATTCCGTCACCGAGATGCAGAGCACGTTCGATGACCTCTATGGCAGCGAACCGGCGATCAGTACGGTAAGCCCGGTCATCGGTCAGGAGCTGGCCAAGAATGCGGTCATCGCACTCGCCATTGCTTCTGTCGGCATCATTCTCTATGCCTCCATACGGTTCGAGTGGCGCATGGCCCTGCCGAGTGTACTCGCCCTCATCCATGATGCCTTCATCATGGTGGCCGTCTTCTCCATCTTCCGTCTGGAAGTGGACATCACCTTCATTGCGGCAGTGCTGACGATCGTCGGCTACTCGATCAATGATACGATCGTCACATTCGACAGGGTGAGGGAGAACCTGAGGAAGTTCAAGGTCATCCATAGGGAAGAGGAAATTGATACAATCATCAACCGTTCCCTCAAACAGACTTTGACCCGTTCCGTCAATACGGTCCTTACGGTCATCATCGTGGTGGTATTCCTTGTGCTCTTCGGAAGCACCGCCATACTGAACTTCTCCATCGCCCTACTGGTCGGCCTGATCAGCGGCATCTATTCTTCACTCTTCATCGCACTGCAGCTATGGGGAATACTGAAGAAGCGCCAGCTGCGCAGTGCGGATGGCGCCCTGACGGTATATGAGGAAAAGAGCAAGGACGATGATAAAATATTAGTATAA
- the yajC gene encoding preprotein translocase subunit YajC — protein sequence MEFFMAILPFLVLILVMYFLMIRPAQKKQKEVQNMQSNLQKGDEVITIGGIHGTVESFDQKHMYIRTDDVNGAVLKFERVALKEIVK from the coding sequence ATGGAATTCTTTATGGCCATCCTGCCGTTTCTGGTACTCATCCTGGTAATGTACTTCCTGATGATCCGTCCGGCTCAGAAGAAGCAGAAGGAAGTTCAGAACATGCAGTCAAACCTGCAAAAAGGTGACGAAGTCATCACAATAGGCGGTATCCATGGCACAGTGGAATCGTTCGACCAGAAACACATGTACATCCGTACGGATGATGTGAACGGCGCAGTACTCAAATTTGAGCGTGTCGCGCTTAAAGAAATCGTAAAATAG
- the tgt gene encoding tRNA guanosine(34) transglycosylase Tgt — protein sequence MAIRYEHIKTCKQTGARIGKLHTPHGTIDTPIFMPVGTLATVKTMTPEELADIGSQIILSNTYHLWLRPGSDIIREAGGLHKFMNWDRPILTDSGGFQVFSLSDRRKIEEEGVHFRSHLDGSKLFLSPEKAMDIQHDLGSDIMMAFDECPPFPAEKKYVKDSIERTSRWAERCLNHHVKEGHDKNQALFGIVQGGEYSDLRAQSAKELVAMDFPGYSIGGLSVGEPKPIMYRVLEETVPFLPEDKPRYLMGVGSPDALIEGVIRGIDMFDCVLPTRIARNGTTMTSKGRVVVKNKKFERDFTPLDPGCDCYTCRNYTKAYLRHLFKTDEILGLRLTTYHNLYFLLKLMEDIRTAILNDQLMDFKEAFFESYGLNVENPKNF from the coding sequence ATGGCAATAAGATATGAACATATAAAGACATGCAAGCAGACCGGTGCCCGCATCGGCAAACTGCATACTCCGCATGGCACGATCGATACACCGATCTTCATGCCGGTAGGGACCCTGGCGACTGTGAAGACGATGACACCCGAGGAACTGGCGGACATCGGCAGCCAGATTATTCTGAGCAACACATACCACCTATGGCTGAGGCCCGGCAGTGATATCATCAGGGAGGCAGGCGGCCTCCACAAGTTCATGAACTGGGACAGGCCCATCCTGACGGATTCCGGCGGCTTCCAGGTGTTCAGCCTGAGCGACAGACGCAAAATCGAGGAGGAGGGCGTCCACTTCAGAAGCCATCTGGATGGCTCCAAACTCTTCCTGAGCCCGGAAAAGGCGATGGACATCCAGCATGATCTCGGATCGGACATCATGATGGCGTTTGATGAGTGTCCGCCGTTCCCGGCGGAGAAGAAGTATGTCAAGGATTCCATCGAACGGACTTCCCGCTGGGCGGAGCGCTGCCTCAACCACCATGTCAAAGAGGGGCATGACAAGAACCAGGCCCTCTTCGGCATCGTACAGGGCGGGGAATACAGCGACCTCCGCGCCCAGAGTGCAAAGGAGCTCGTCGCGATGGACTTCCCGGGCTACTCGATCGGCGGCCTTTCCGTCGGTGAGCCGAAACCGATCATGTATCGTGTCCTTGAGGAGACGGTACCGTTCCTCCCTGAGGACAAGCCGAGGTATCTGATGGGCGTCGGCTCGCCCGATGCCCTGATTGAAGGCGTCATCAGGGGCATAGACATGTTCGACTGTGTACTTCCGACCCGTATTGCACGGAACGGCACGACGATGACGTCGAAGGGCCGGGTCGTCGTCAAGAACAAGAAGTTCGAACGTGACTTTACACCGCTCGATCCAGGGTGCGACTGCTACACCTGCCGCAACTATACGAAGGCATACTTGCGCCACCTCTTCAAAACGGATGAAATTTTGGGATTGAGGCTTACCACTTATCATAACCTTTATTTTCTGCTAAAATTGATGGAGGATATTCGAACTGCGATTTTAAATGATCAATTGATGGATTTTAAAGAAGCATTTTTCGAATCATACGGATTGAACGTTGAAAATCCGAAAAATTTCTAA
- the recJ gene encoding single-stranded-DNA-specific exonuclease RecJ — MKHMYQSKYEWKVRRKTSDIPEEVREKFKLNPLEQTILENRGFTTEADLEKIYHPKTYDAALVHMMDTAVARIEAALDGGERILVYGDFDADGITSTVLLLTALRRKAGNDSVDFFIPNRIEDGYGPNQAIFEEIVVGQYDLVITVDNGVSGGKEIAFLTSRGVDVIVVDHHAFGENVPDVPILHPDHPDGEYPFKSLAGVGITYKLVQALGLDSKEDLGWVAIGTVADLVPMIDENKRLVIEGLKILNDTPPAGVHTLLRSAGSDGYIDEETIAFGLAPRLNATGRLGEAEIAVELLLEEDTNLAYEQAVVVENMNMERKQLVETIFSEADADIDPANQINIIYREGWHPGVLGIVASKIVEKYGKPAIVLTQEDDVYRGSARSIEGVDLHEILTDHSQFHHRFGGHALALGVEVPASSIEAFREELEQHMNGLQLNLRPLKHIDYQIKQGNMSMKAFERFDRLKPFGQSFQSPVFLLTNENIGTIKQVGKDRSHIKLSMPKVGMDVIGFGFGHLINEVSTEDSISLVGTVNVNEFSQKRTLQMMLQDASVDSVQLIDMRSRTDQRFDIITQEDVFVIAESREKKGDNYYHFGEALPFTSKTVVLRDLPESLENLSYSLREIHASKIIALFHQKEELFFTGIPKPADISNVLQLVEKAEDGSIDLARHAPALADRLGMKMKFLKMTIDIMTDLEIITLKNGIVYKGQEDGSWKLEESRHYQKLKNQLEAEKLLKMSSSSELKEYLRSLISN; from the coding sequence ATGAAACATATGTATCAGTCGAAGTACGAGTGGAAAGTAAGACGCAAAACCTCTGATATTCCAGAGGAAGTCCGAGAAAAGTTCAAATTGAATCCTCTGGAGCAGACCATACTGGAAAACAGGGGGTTCACGACAGAAGCGGATCTGGAGAAGATCTATCATCCAAAGACTTATGATGCTGCGCTCGTCCATATGATGGACACGGCCGTGGCACGCATAGAGGCTGCCCTGGATGGTGGTGAACGCATACTCGTCTATGGCGACTTTGATGCGGACGGCATCACAAGCACGGTGCTGCTTCTGACTGCACTCAGGAGGAAAGCCGGCAATGACAGTGTGGACTTCTTCATCCCCAACCGCATAGAGGATGGATACGGCCCCAACCAGGCCATATTCGAAGAAATCGTCGTCGGCCAGTATGATCTTGTCATCACCGTCGACAATGGGGTATCAGGCGGCAAGGAGATTGCGTTCCTCACTTCCCGGGGCGTGGATGTGATTGTGGTGGATCACCATGCATTCGGGGAGAATGTGCCCGACGTCCCGATCCTCCATCCGGATCATCCCGATGGGGAGTATCCATTCAAGTCCCTGGCCGGGGTCGGCATCACCTACAAGCTTGTGCAGGCACTCGGTCTCGACAGTAAGGAGGACCTCGGCTGGGTGGCGATCGGCACGGTCGCCGACCTTGTACCGATGATAGATGAAAATAAAAGGCTCGTCATCGAAGGGTTGAAGATTCTGAATGACACGCCGCCGGCAGGTGTCCATACACTCCTGAGAAGTGCAGGGAGTGACGGTTACATCGATGAAGAGACCATCGCTTTCGGTCTGGCGCCGCGCCTCAATGCGACAGGGCGGCTCGGAGAGGCGGAAATCGCTGTTGAGCTTCTCCTCGAGGAGGATACGAACCTTGCCTATGAACAGGCTGTAGTCGTCGAAAATATGAATATGGAACGGAAGCAGCTGGTGGAGACGATCTTCAGCGAGGCGGATGCAGATATAGATCCCGCCAATCAGATCAATATCATCTATCGGGAAGGATGGCATCCGGGCGTGCTCGGCATCGTCGCTTCGAAGATCGTTGAAAAATATGGGAAACCGGCAATTGTACTCACCCAAGAAGACGATGTGTATCGCGGGTCGGCCCGTTCGATCGAAGGGGTGGACCTGCATGAAATCCTCACGGACCATTCACAGTTCCATCACCGCTTCGGCGGGCACGCGCTCGCGCTCGGTGTGGAAGTGCCTGCATCAAGTATCGAGGCCTTCAGGGAGGAGCTCGAGCAGCATATGAACGGCCTGCAGCTGAACTTGAGGCCCTTGAAGCATATAGACTACCAGATCAAGCAGGGGAACATGAGCATGAAGGCATTCGAACGGTTCGACCGGCTGAAACCTTTCGGCCAGTCCTTCCAGTCCCCGGTATTCCTCCTCACCAATGAAAATATCGGCACAATAAAACAGGTCGGCAAGGACCGGTCCCACATCAAACTGTCCATGCCGAAAGTCGGGATGGATGTCATCGGCTTCGGTTTCGGCCACCTGATCAATGAAGTATCCACGGAGGATTCGATCAGTCTGGTCGGAACGGTCAATGTAAATGAATTCAGCCAGAAGCGGACGCTTCAGATGATGCTGCAGGATGCGAGTGTCGACAGTGTCCAGCTGATCGACATGAGAAGCCGTACCGACCAGCGCTTTGATATCATTACACAGGAAGATGTATTCGTCATAGCCGAGAGCAGGGAAAAAAAAGGGGACAACTACTATCACTTCGGCGAAGCACTCCCGTTCACATCGAAGACGGTGGTGCTCAGGGATCTTCCTGAAAGCTTGGAAAACCTGTCGTATTCACTGAGGGAGATCCATGCCTCCAAAATCATCGCCCTCTTCCATCAGAAGGAAGAACTGTTTTTCACAGGCATACCCAAACCAGCCGACATATCGAATGTGCTGCAGCTGGTCGAAAAAGCGGAGGATGGCTCAATCGACCTCGCGAGACATGCGCCGGCCCTGGCTGACCGGCTCGGCATGAAGATGAAATTTCTTAAGATG